Proteins encoded together in one Mycobacterium simiae window:
- a CDS encoding flavodoxin family protein, whose protein sequence is MSIEGSARDGTPTVVALVCSLKPSPAPSSSELIAEHVLEQMRGAGAHCESIRCVDYAIKPGVEADMGPGDQWPQLREKVLGADILVLATPVWLGHMSSVAQRILERLDAELSNTDDAGRPAMVGKVAMVAVVGNEDGAHKVTADAFQALNDIGYTISAQASTYWNGEAMQTTDYRDLDKVPDAVASATAAAARNAVHLAGVLHGGTYPPYE, encoded by the coding sequence ATGTCTATCGAAGGTTCAGCGCGGGACGGTACACCGACAGTGGTGGCTTTGGTCTGCAGTCTCAAACCCAGTCCGGCGCCGTCGAGCAGTGAGCTGATCGCCGAGCACGTGCTCGAGCAGATGCGCGGTGCCGGCGCGCACTGTGAGTCGATCCGCTGCGTCGACTACGCGATAAAGCCCGGGGTGGAAGCCGATATGGGGCCGGGTGACCAGTGGCCACAACTGCGCGAGAAGGTGCTCGGCGCCGACATTTTGGTGCTGGCGACACCGGTGTGGCTGGGCCACATGTCCAGCGTGGCGCAGCGCATCCTGGAGCGGTTGGACGCCGAGCTTTCCAACACCGATGACGCCGGCCGCCCGGCGATGGTCGGTAAGGTTGCGATGGTGGCGGTCGTCGGGAACGAGGATGGCGCCCACAAGGTCACCGCGGATGCGTTCCAGGCGCTCAATGACATCGGGTACACGATCTCGGCACAGGCCAGTACCTATTGGAACGGTGAAGCGATGCAAACCACCGACTACCGAGATCTGGATAAGGTCCCCGACGCGGTCGCCTCGGCGACCGCCGCTGCCGCGCGCAATGCCGTGCACCTTGCCGGCGTGTTGCACGGCGGCACATATCCACCGTACGAGTGA
- a CDS encoding thiamine pyrophosphate-requiring protein, whose amino-acid sequence MSKQEVSDYLLERLRAWGVEHVFGYPGDGINGLLAAWGRADNQPKFIQARHEEMSAFEAVGYAKFTGRVGVCVGTSGPGAIHLLNGLYDAKLDHVPVVAIVGQTNRSAMGGSYQQEVDLMSLFKDVASDYLQMITVPEQLPNVLDRAIRVAMTQRAPTALIIPADVQELPYSPPTHAFKMVPSSLGIEYPAISPGDAAIGRAAKLLNDGKKVAILVGNGARDANAEIAEVAELLGAGAAKALLGKDVLSDEWPWVTGSIGLLGTRPSYEMMRDCDTLLTVGSSFPYTQFLPEFDQCRAVQIDVDGRFIGMRFPYEVNVVADAKTALQALIPHLRRKEDRSWREGIEKNVARWWETMDKEAKVSAHPINPLRLFSELSPQLPDDAIVTADSGSAANWYARNLKFRGNIRGSLSGTLATMGPGVPYAIGAKFAHPRRPVIAFAGDGAMQMNGMAELITIKRYWQEWDDPRLIVAILHNNDLNQVTWEMRAMAGAPKFAESQVLPDVDFAAFASGLGLNAMVIKDPEELAGAWREALSADRPTVLDVYTDPDMPPIPPHATWDQFKAAATAVLSGDEDRAGFVKQGLKTKVQEFLPHKNS is encoded by the coding sequence GTGTCTAAGCAAGAGGTCAGTGACTACCTATTGGAGCGGCTGCGGGCGTGGGGCGTTGAACACGTTTTCGGCTATCCGGGCGACGGCATCAACGGACTTCTCGCCGCGTGGGGACGCGCGGACAATCAACCGAAGTTCATCCAGGCACGCCACGAAGAGATGAGCGCATTCGAGGCGGTCGGCTACGCCAAGTTCACCGGGCGGGTCGGGGTATGTGTGGGCACCTCGGGCCCGGGCGCGATCCATCTGCTCAACGGACTTTACGACGCCAAACTCGACCACGTCCCGGTGGTGGCAATCGTCGGGCAGACCAACCGCAGCGCCATGGGCGGCTCCTATCAGCAGGAGGTCGACCTGATGAGTCTGTTCAAGGACGTTGCCAGCGATTACCTCCAAATGATCACGGTCCCAGAGCAACTGCCCAATGTGCTGGATCGCGCCATCCGGGTCGCGATGACGCAGCGAGCCCCGACCGCGCTGATCATCCCCGCCGATGTCCAGGAATTGCCGTATTCGCCGCCCACCCACGCCTTCAAGATGGTTCCGTCCAGCCTGGGTATCGAGTACCCAGCGATCTCCCCCGGCGATGCCGCGATCGGCCGGGCCGCCAAGTTGCTCAATGACGGAAAAAAGGTCGCCATCCTGGTAGGCAACGGCGCACGTGATGCCAACGCCGAGATCGCCGAGGTCGCGGAGCTGCTCGGTGCCGGCGCGGCCAAGGCGCTACTTGGCAAGGATGTGCTTTCCGACGAATGGCCTTGGGTGACAGGCTCTATCGGGCTGCTGGGCACCCGGCCCAGCTACGAGATGATGCGTGATTGCGACACCCTGCTGACAGTGGGATCCAGCTTCCCCTATACCCAATTTTTGCCCGAGTTCGACCAATGCCGGGCGGTGCAGATCGATGTCGACGGCCGATTCATCGGCATGCGCTTCCCCTACGAGGTCAATGTGGTTGCCGACGCCAAGACCGCGCTGCAGGCGCTGATCCCCCACTTGCGCCGCAAGGAAGACCGATCGTGGCGGGAGGGCATCGAGAAAAATGTTGCCCGCTGGTGGGAGACGATGGACAAGGAAGCCAAAGTCAGCGCTCACCCGATCAACCCGCTGCGACTGTTCTCGGAGCTTTCGCCGCAACTGCCGGATGACGCGATTGTGACAGCCGACTCCGGCTCGGCGGCAAACTGGTATGCACGTAACCTAAAGTTTCGCGGGAACATTCGCGGGTCACTGTCGGGAACCCTCGCGACGATGGGCCCCGGCGTCCCCTACGCCATCGGAGCCAAATTTGCTCACCCGCGACGACCCGTCATCGCATTCGCCGGCGATGGCGCCATGCAGATGAACGGCATGGCCGAACTGATCACGATCAAGCGGTACTGGCAGGAGTGGGACGATCCGCGTCTGATCGTGGCTATCCTGCACAACAATGACCTCAACCAGGTCACCTGGGAAATGCGGGCTATGGCGGGCGCCCCGAAATTCGCCGAGTCGCAAGTCCTTCCCGATGTTGACTTCGCCGCTTTCGCGTCCGGACTGGGCCTGAACGCGATGGTCATCAAGGACCCCGAGGAGCTGGCAGGCGCTTGGCGCGAGGCCTTATCGGCCGATCGCCCCACGGTGCTCGATGTCTACACCGATCCCGACATGCCGCCGATCCCGCCGCACGCCACCTGGGATCAATTCAAGGCAGCCGCCACCGCCGTGTTGTCCGGGGACGAGGACCGTGCGGGATTCGTCAAGCAGGGCCTGAAAACGAAGGTGCAGGAGTTCCTGCCGCACAAGAACAGCTGA
- a CDS encoding hemerythrin domain-containing protein translates to MAHAAVMSPTDVVDFLSSQHEQIKSLFAKVLSASGDAREKAFVDLRRLLAVHETVEEEIVHPRAKRKIADGAAVVEQRLEEEHEAKTTLQQLEKLDVDSPEFTRMLTELRDAVLDHAEHEEKDEFTRLGQELSSEELQSMGRAAKLAEAIAPTRPHAGVESQLANLVAGPFAAMLDRARDAIVGKG, encoded by the coding sequence ATGGCTCACGCCGCCGTCATGTCGCCCACCGATGTGGTCGACTTTCTCTCTAGTCAGCACGAGCAGATCAAATCGCTGTTCGCTAAGGTACTTTCGGCCTCCGGGGACGCTCGGGAAAAGGCATTCGTCGACCTACGCCGGTTGCTTGCCGTGCATGAAACCGTCGAGGAGGAAATCGTCCACCCGCGGGCGAAGCGGAAGATCGCCGACGGAGCGGCCGTGGTCGAGCAACGGCTCGAAGAGGAGCACGAGGCCAAGACGACGCTGCAGCAGCTGGAGAAGCTCGACGTCGACAGCCCCGAGTTCACCCGGATGCTGACCGAGCTGCGCGACGCCGTGCTCGACCACGCCGAGCACGAGGAGAAAGACGAGTTCACCCGGCTGGGACAGGAATTGAGCAGCGAAGAGTTGCAGAGCATGGGCCGTGCCGCCAAGCTGGCCGAAGCAATCGCACCCACCCGACCACACGCCGGGGTCGAGTCGCAACTGGCGAATCTCGTCGCCGGGCCGTTCGCGGCCATGCTGGACCGGGCGCGCGACGCCATCGTCGGCAAGGGCTGA
- a CDS encoding enoyl-CoA hydratase/isomerase family protein, translated as MTEQTVEQPTGAIPPVHAPDRDSPPVARVMDGRVAVLTMQHAPHNFLGTALFAALIEGVRWAAEQRARAVLLRSSLRNFCAGADVALFDSARRGQAPNLPVLDLLREFDALPIPMVAAVHGACLGGGLELALACDLVVASESAKIGNIEASLGLNPLMGAIQRVTQRAGAARAKEMALLGRRYDARTLERWNIINRVVPDAQLDAVSSALAHELAAGPTVAHASTKAIVSHAISHGVTATDEAMHDLQESIWASHDLQIGLDSLAAEGPGAARFEGR; from the coding sequence ATGACCGAACAGACCGTGGAGCAGCCCACTGGCGCGATACCGCCGGTGCACGCGCCCGACCGGGATTCACCGCCGGTGGCCCGCGTGATGGACGGCCGGGTAGCGGTGCTGACCATGCAGCACGCTCCGCACAATTTCCTAGGAACCGCGCTGTTCGCCGCCTTGATCGAGGGTGTCCGCTGGGCCGCCGAGCAGCGAGCACGCGCCGTACTGCTGCGCAGCAGCCTGCGCAATTTCTGTGCGGGCGCTGATGTCGCGCTGTTCGACAGTGCGCGCCGCGGACAGGCACCGAACCTGCCCGTCCTCGACCTGCTGCGCGAATTCGACGCATTGCCGATTCCGATGGTCGCCGCCGTGCATGGAGCATGCCTCGGTGGTGGCCTGGAGCTGGCACTGGCGTGCGATCTGGTCGTCGCCAGCGAGTCAGCGAAGATCGGCAACATTGAGGCCTCGCTCGGGTTGAACCCGTTGATGGGCGCCATTCAACGTGTCACCCAGCGCGCCGGCGCGGCGCGGGCCAAGGAGATGGCGCTGTTGGGACGCCGTTACGATGCGCGCACGCTGGAGCGGTGGAACATCATCAACCGTGTGGTGCCCGACGCGCAACTCGACGCGGTTAGCAGCGCGCTTGCCCATGAGCTCGCCGCCGGGCCCACCGTCGCCCACGCCTCCACCAAAGCGATCGTCTCCCATGCCATTTCGCATGGCGTGACCGCTACCGACGAGGCGATGCATGACCTGCAAGAAAGTATCTGGGCGTCTCACGACCTGCAGATCGGACTGGACTCGCTGGCCGCCGAGGGACCGGGCGCAGCACGTTTCGAGGGGCGCTGA
- a CDS encoding UdgX family uracil-DNA binding protein (This protein belongs to the uracil DNA glycosylase superfamily, members of which act in excision repair of DNA. However, it belongs more specifically to UdgX branch, whose founding member was found to bind uracil in DNA (where it does not belong), without cleaving it, appears to promote DNA repair by a pathway involving RecA, rather than base excision.) yields the protein MTAAKPTAEPFLPTTRSLRALQTAAEKCEGCSLFENATQTVFGHGKAKSPIMLIGEQPGDQEDRAGLPFVGPAGRLLARALNDADIDPGITYQTNAVKHFKFTRKGGKRRIHQKPNRTEVVACRPWLLAEIEVIRPQVIVCLGATAAQSLLGATFRVSTHRGEVLTLPAAIAAGPAVVATVHPSAVLRDRSGRRDEAYQAFVDDLRSARSAQLRSAS from the coding sequence ATGACCGCGGCCAAGCCGACCGCCGAACCGTTTCTGCCCACAACGCGTTCGCTTCGCGCGCTGCAGACGGCGGCCGAAAAATGTGAAGGCTGTTCCCTTTTCGAGAATGCTACGCAAACGGTTTTCGGCCATGGCAAGGCCAAATCGCCCATCATGCTGATCGGTGAGCAGCCGGGGGATCAGGAAGATAGGGCGGGGCTGCCATTCGTGGGTCCCGCGGGCAGATTGCTGGCGCGCGCGCTCAACGACGCCGACATCGATCCGGGCATCACGTATCAGACCAATGCGGTCAAGCATTTCAAATTCACCCGCAAGGGCGGCAAACGGCGGATCCACCAGAAGCCCAACCGCACCGAGGTGGTTGCGTGCCGCCCCTGGCTATTGGCCGAGATCGAAGTGATCCGTCCGCAGGTGATCGTGTGTCTGGGCGCCACGGCCGCGCAGTCCTTGCTGGGAGCGACATTTCGAGTGTCGACTCACCGAGGTGAGGTCTTGACGTTACCGGCAGCGATCGCCGCGGGGCCGGCCGTAGTCGCGACCGTGCACCCCTCGGCGGTGCTGCGCGACCGCAGCGGTCGCCGCGACGAGGCGTACCAGGCGTTCGTGGACGATCTGCGCAGCGCCCGTTCGGCTCAGCTGCGTTCGGCGAGCTGA
- a CDS encoding CaiB/BaiF CoA transferase family protein produces MALPLEGIRVIDFTRVLAGPHCTKHLLDLGAEVIKIEPPRGDISRAAFPRLDEISGYYAQQNAGKRNLSIDLNVPAAREAVLRLCDGADVVVENFRPGALASFGLGYDSVAARNPAVVYASISGYGQTGPWRTRMAYAPTVQAEVGFTRNTLQQFGVEGADRRSDALSHGDVYAGLHAAIAVLAALHHRRVTGEGQYIDVAMAAVLTSLNERVHYDLSGADELGAETPILGATDCAFFTSPEGQQFVSPMSLVGSMSFPFYLRAMRRPDLADDPRFRTPELRRQHLAELHAIVQTWIYSFDSMDSLDAQFDEAKIATGQLRDIAEFSATEWAKDWGITREVPDRHGGSITIPAPPWHFSGHDGTLAVQVPARQGEHNDEILKEVGLTGDQIDALRETGALIEPARTH; encoded by the coding sequence ATGGCGCTGCCGCTCGAGGGAATCCGGGTCATCGATTTCACCCGGGTGTTGGCCGGCCCGCACTGCACCAAGCATCTCCTCGACCTCGGTGCCGAGGTCATCAAAATCGAACCACCACGGGGAGATATCAGTCGGGCGGCCTTTCCGCGCCTCGACGAAATTAGCGGCTACTACGCACAGCAGAACGCGGGTAAACGCAATCTGAGCATCGATCTCAACGTGCCCGCGGCCCGCGAGGCGGTCCTGCGGTTGTGCGACGGCGCCGACGTCGTCGTCGAGAATTTTCGTCCCGGTGCGCTGGCGTCGTTCGGCCTGGGCTACGACTCGGTCGCCGCGCGCAATCCCGCCGTGGTCTACGCCTCGATCAGCGGCTACGGCCAAACCGGACCGTGGCGGACCCGGATGGCGTATGCGCCGACCGTACAAGCCGAAGTCGGGTTCACCCGGAACACGTTGCAGCAGTTTGGGGTTGAGGGGGCAGATCGACGCTCGGACGCACTCTCGCACGGCGACGTCTACGCCGGGCTGCATGCCGCGATCGCGGTCCTGGCGGCGTTGCACCATCGCCGCGTCACCGGCGAGGGCCAATACATCGACGTGGCAATGGCCGCGGTGCTCACCTCACTCAACGAGCGCGTGCATTACGATCTTTCCGGCGCCGACGAGCTAGGCGCCGAGACACCGATCCTGGGGGCCACCGACTGCGCGTTCTTCACCAGTCCCGAAGGCCAGCAGTTTGTTTCGCCGATGAGTCTGGTGGGCAGCATGAGCTTCCCATTCTATCTGCGCGCCATGCGGCGCCCGGACCTGGCCGACGACCCACGGTTCCGCACGCCCGAACTGCGCCGCCAGCACCTGGCGGAGCTGCACGCGATCGTGCAGACCTGGATTTACAGCTTCGACTCCATGGACTCGCTCGATGCGCAATTCGACGAGGCGAAAATCGCCACCGGTCAACTCCGTGACATCGCCGAGTTCAGTGCAACCGAGTGGGCCAAAGACTGGGGGATCACCCGCGAAGTCCCCGACCGACATGGCGGCAGCATCACCATCCCCGCGCCGCCCTGGCATTTCAGCGGCCACGACGGCACCCTGGCGGTGCAGGTGCCGGCGCGTCAAGGCGAGCACAACGACGAGATCCTCAAAGAGGTCGGCCTCACCGGCGATCAGATCGACGCACTGCGGGAAACCGGAGCGCTGATCGAACCCGCCAGGACACACTGA